From Enterococcus wangshanyuanii, the proteins below share one genomic window:
- a CDS encoding DUF5344 family protein yields the protein MGKINVNYGQARSEISNIENQIHSCLNSAKSQMSQLSSLLNESEGAFVTEIRQQFKAEEQIITASEGFFREMCQALLSAVDTYEEQDRNIANSMDKAIS from the coding sequence ATGGGAAAAATAAATGTTAATTACGGGCAAGCCCGCAGTGAAATTAGTAATATTGAAAATCAGATTCATTCTTGTCTAAACTCTGCTAAAAGTCAAATGTCTCAGTTATCTTCATTACTTAATGAGTCAGAAGGGGCATTTGTCACAGAGATCAGACAACAATTTAAAGCAGAAGAACAAATTATCACAGCTTCTGAAGGTTTTTTTAGAGAAATGTGTCAAGCGTTACTAAGTGCTGTAGATACTTATGAAGAACAAGACCGCAACATTGCGAATAGTATGGATAAAGCTATTTCTTAA
- a CDS encoding DUF6531 domain-containing protein: MGVGKDRVFLLSALVELKTQYENLFKAAEQFSQEMESKVSSVRSLEAQVPSEAKSGRLSGATSGFKLEKDKFQELLQKLTRDIDKLQNDLPALDKAAASNASDLTTAANELASLFKEYQSFIQGGFTSQSVDAFKKSLSKMRLKNGMRMSAVDKTLKKVSEMSKGLAVASARYSKDPVNLTTGNFSADKEDLMIHGEVPLSFTRTYNAMDEYQGALGKNWVHPFEVRVTEEEEELKNHDGRWTCCFL; encoded by the coding sequence ATGGGTGTAGGAAAAGATCGTGTCTTTCTCTTATCGGCACTTGTCGAATTGAAAACACAATATGAAAACCTCTTTAAAGCGGCTGAACAGTTCAGCCAAGAAATGGAATCTAAGGTCTCTAGTGTGCGTTCACTGGAAGCTCAAGTCCCTTCTGAAGCTAAGAGCGGACGATTATCTGGTGCTACTAGCGGATTTAAACTTGAAAAAGATAAGTTCCAAGAATTGCTTCAAAAATTAACACGTGATATAGACAAACTTCAAAATGATTTGCCTGCTCTGGACAAAGCTGCCGCAAGCAATGCTTCTGACTTAACAACAGCTGCCAACGAGTTAGCCAGTTTATTTAAAGAATACCAGTCCTTTATACAAGGTGGATTCACTAGCCAAAGTGTGGATGCTTTTAAAAAATCCTTGTCTAAAATGCGCTTAAAAAATGGCATGCGTATGTCTGCTGTAGACAAAACCTTGAAAAAGGTTTCTGAAATGTCTAAAGGCCTAGCTGTTGCTAGTGCCCGTTACAGTAAAGATCCTGTTAACTTAACAACTGGAAACTTTAGTGCTGATAAAGAAGACCTCATGATTCACGGAGAAGTTCCTCTAAGCTTCACTCGTACCTATAATGCGATGGATGAGTATCAAGGAGCCTTAGGGAAAAACTGGGTTCATCCTTTCGAAGTTCGTGTAACTGAAGAGGAAGAAGAACTAAAAAATCATGATGGAAGATGGACATGTTGTTTTTTATGA
- the essC gene encoding type VII secretion protein EssC, with product MQKIQAILYLHGYRYQLILDEEKAQTIGPDNQAALHVPVLAESDTLTIEKQDNWMLTTQDQEHVLPLNTPVTFSLSDEQPVTVILTPVTKLHIFDLLDKKELILSTDKGATLELANDHLTHPLSAILKKQEDQWLLTVLSGELMINNRLFIGTEYLLSKGDEISFLHHTLKFFTHEIHATEGTIIKSDLCEIYTSRYDVYEDYPDFHRSPRIIYREPEEKIMINAPSDPKDAPKDQLIKTILPPVVMLIVTVAMAFFRPNGLFVLASAATTLITIIFSITNYFKSRKEHKQSLIDREISYKKYLIDKSVELHQINQEQKQGQLYHYPSVSELLDMTKTYSPRIYEKTPLHFDFLFYRLGLGNVQSSSEISYSNKERGKETDDLEKSGYELYTKSLELTDMPVLANLTHGPVGYIGPRSLVLEQLHLLVNQLSVFHSYHDLQFISIFPEAEKAQWEWMRWMPHAKMQDVNVRGFVYNQRSRDQVLNSLNQILKNRKNSMEENRNSRDSTIFSPHYVVMITDEKLILDHVIMEFFNEDPSELGCSVIFVEDVMSSLSDNIKTVIDIRDRNTGVLLLEEGQLKNTHFQLDHFPTDFDKEQLPRLLAPLNHLQNLKSSIPEAVTFLEMYGIETFDEFNVTQRWAEHSPHKTLAVPLGLRGKDDIVYLNLHEKAHGPHGLVAGTTGSGKSEIVQSYILSLAVNFHPYDVAFLLIDYKGGGMANLFRNLPHLLGSITNLDGAQSMRALISINAELKRRQRLFSENNVNHINQYQKLYKNGDVDEPMPHLFLISDEFAELKAEQPEFMKELVSTARIGRSLGIHLILATQKPSGVVNDQIWSNSKFKLALKVADRADSMEMLKTPDAAEITQAGRAYLQVGNNEIYELFQSAWSGADYQPDKDEQQIEDHTIYLVNDLGQYEILSEDLSGLENADDVKQIPTELDAIIDGIHEVAERENITPLPRPWLPPLEERIIATALHPVDFKEEWQTEKQPLEPVLGVVDVPSMQAQETLRLNMTQEGHMTVFSSPGYGKSTFMQTVVMDLARVHSPERLNVYLLDFGTNGLLPLKKLPHVADTMSIDEEEKIEKFARRINDELKRRKKLLSEYSVASLEMYERASGKEEPIILILLDGFEGMKGAKFEEILEKVITQVAREGAGIGIHLLLSAGRQNSMRMTLSSNIKTQIVLKMIDDSEPRAIVGRTTLTIDDLPGRGLIKLEEPELFQTALPAEGEDTLQIIEAIQEEVAQMDQHWTGARPEPIPMVPEVLYFEEFRQMKQAQQLVQEGLLPMGLNYETVDPVAKSLDAYPQLAVFAPKYERIIGSLSSIQQFLTMTGKYEYVILDDQEENFLDHGTSAKRYSSNKDDFLPICQEIIELIEDREDDFDDMKEDGEVRNIKEYLATIKPLVIVIPNISYFLTDMNPEVEKLFAKILQTGAQMGIYLLYGSLFNAVSGYDEVSKLLKKVDKGLVLGKVGDQGQLKASNIGYRDPTPDDTEGYFIENDYAEKIKVSLSL from the coding sequence ATGCAAAAGATACAAGCCATCCTCTACCTTCACGGCTATCGTTACCAATTGATCTTGGACGAAGAAAAAGCCCAAACGATCGGTCCGGATAACCAAGCAGCTTTACATGTACCCGTACTAGCAGAATCTGACACATTAACGATTGAGAAGCAGGACAATTGGATGTTGACGACTCAAGATCAGGAACACGTTTTGCCGTTGAATACACCTGTGACCTTCTCGTTATCAGATGAACAGCCAGTCACTGTGATTTTGACACCAGTGACTAAATTACACATTTTTGACTTACTGGATAAAAAAGAACTGATCCTAAGCACAGATAAAGGTGCAACGTTAGAATTAGCGAATGATCATCTGACGCATCCTTTATCTGCTATCTTGAAAAAGCAAGAGGATCAGTGGCTCTTGACTGTTTTATCTGGCGAATTAATGATCAACAATCGATTATTTATCGGCACAGAGTATTTACTAAGCAAAGGAGACGAAATTTCTTTCCTTCATCATACGCTGAAATTCTTTACGCATGAGATCCATGCCACAGAAGGCACGATCATCAAATCTGATCTATGCGAAATCTACACATCACGTTACGATGTTTACGAGGACTATCCTGATTTCCACCGTTCTCCGCGGATCATTTATCGTGAGCCGGAAGAAAAAATCATGATCAATGCACCAAGTGATCCCAAAGATGCACCAAAGGATCAACTGATCAAAACGATTTTACCACCAGTTGTGATGCTGATCGTAACAGTGGCAATGGCTTTCTTCCGTCCCAACGGATTATTCGTCTTAGCCAGTGCGGCAACGACCTTGATTACGATCATCTTTTCGATCACCAACTATTTTAAGAGTCGCAAAGAGCACAAACAAAGCCTGATCGATCGTGAAATCAGCTATAAAAAATATTTGATCGACAAGTCTGTTGAGCTGCACCAGATCAACCAAGAGCAAAAACAAGGGCAACTGTACCATTATCCAAGTGTTTCTGAACTATTGGATATGACAAAAACCTACAGCCCACGAATCTATGAAAAAACACCGCTGCACTTTGATTTTCTTTTCTACCGTTTAGGCTTAGGAAATGTTCAATCATCCAGCGAAATTTCGTATTCAAACAAAGAACGCGGAAAAGAAACCGATGATCTAGAAAAAAGCGGTTACGAATTATATACGAAGAGCTTAGAGCTAACCGATATGCCCGTTTTAGCCAACCTAACGCATGGTCCTGTCGGCTATATTGGACCTAGAAGCTTAGTGTTAGAGCAATTACATTTACTAGTCAACCAATTATCTGTGTTCCATAGCTATCATGATTTACAGTTTATCTCGATCTTCCCCGAAGCAGAAAAAGCGCAATGGGAATGGATGCGTTGGATGCCTCATGCTAAAATGCAGGACGTAAATGTCCGCGGATTTGTGTATAACCAACGTAGTCGGGATCAAGTGTTGAACAGTTTAAATCAGATCTTGAAAAACCGTAAAAACTCAATGGAAGAAAACCGCAATAGCCGGGACAGTACCATCTTCTCCCCTCACTATGTGGTCATGATCACCGATGAAAAATTGATTTTAGATCATGTCATCATGGAATTCTTCAATGAAGATCCAAGCGAACTCGGCTGTAGTGTGATTTTTGTAGAAGATGTGATGAGCAGCTTATCCGATAATATCAAAACGGTCATCGATATCCGTGACCGTAATACCGGAGTCCTGTTACTGGAAGAAGGTCAATTGAAAAATACACACTTCCAGCTAGATCACTTCCCTACTGATTTTGATAAGGAACAATTGCCTAGATTATTAGCGCCGTTGAATCACTTACAAAATCTAAAATCAAGTATCCCAGAAGCTGTGACATTCCTAGAAATGTACGGCATCGAAACCTTTGATGAATTTAACGTGACTCAACGTTGGGCAGAACATTCTCCGCATAAAACCTTGGCAGTGCCACTTGGTTTACGTGGAAAAGACGATATCGTTTATTTGAACTTACATGAAAAAGCTCACGGTCCCCATGGTCTTGTCGCTGGTACCACTGGTTCTGGTAAATCAGAGATCGTACAAAGTTATATCTTGAGTTTAGCGGTGAACTTCCACCCGTATGACGTCGCGTTCCTACTGATCGACTACAAAGGTGGAGGAATGGCGAACCTATTCCGGAATCTGCCGCACTTACTGGGCAGTATCACCAACTTGGACGGCGCTCAAAGTATGCGTGCCTTGATTTCCATCAATGCCGAGCTAAAACGCCGCCAGCGCCTTTTCTCTGAAAATAACGTCAACCATATCAATCAGTACCAAAAATTATACAAAAACGGCGATGTAGACGAACCAATGCCTCACCTCTTCCTGATTTCGGATGAGTTTGCCGAGTTAAAAGCAGAACAGCCAGAGTTTATGAAAGAGCTTGTCTCCACTGCTCGTATCGGGCGTTCTCTAGGGATTCACTTGATCCTAGCAACACAAAAACCAAGTGGTGTCGTCAATGACCAAATCTGGAGTAACTCGAAATTCAAGCTTGCCTTGAAAGTGGCCGATCGTGCCGATTCGATGGAAATGTTGAAAACTCCAGATGCCGCAGAGATCACACAAGCCGGTCGTGCGTATCTACAAGTCGGAAACAATGAAATTTATGAATTGTTCCAAAGTGCATGGAGTGGGGCGGATTATCAACCAGACAAAGATGAACAACAGATCGAAGATCATACGATTTACCTTGTGAACGATCTCGGTCAGTATGAAATTTTAAGTGAAGATTTAAGTGGTTTAGAAAATGCGGATGATGTGAAACAGATCCCGACCGAATTAGATGCGATCATCGACGGAATCCATGAAGTAGCGGAACGTGAAAATATCACCCCTCTTCCTCGTCCTTGGTTACCGCCGTTGGAAGAGCGGATCATTGCGACTGCCCTTCACCCTGTGGACTTTAAAGAAGAATGGCAGACAGAGAAACAGCCGCTTGAACCAGTTTTAGGCGTTGTCGATGTACCGAGTATGCAGGCGCAGGAAACCTTACGCTTGAATATGACCCAAGAAGGTCATATGACAGTGTTTAGTAGTCCTGGGTATGGAAAAAGTACGTTTATGCAGACGGTGGTCATGGACTTGGCGCGTGTGCATAGTCCGGAAAGATTGAATGTTTACTTGCTTGATTTCGGAACAAACGGATTACTTCCATTGAAGAAACTGCCACATGTAGCCGATACGATGAGTATTGATGAAGAAGAGAAAATCGAGAAATTTGCTCGTCGGATCAATGATGAATTGAAACGTCGGAAGAAATTGTTAAGTGAATATTCCGTCGCTAGTTTGGAAATGTATGAACGTGCAAGTGGCAAGGAAGAACCGATCATTTTGATTCTTCTAGATGGATTTGAAGGCATGAAAGGTGCGAAGTTTGAAGAAATTCTTGAAAAAGTCATTACTCAGGTTGCTCGTGAGGGTGCTGGAATTGGGATTCACCTGCTATTATCTGCAGGTCGCCAAAACTCAATGCGGATGACTCTATCAAGTAATATCAAGACACAAATCGTGTTGAAGATGATCGATGATTCAGAGCCTAGAGCCATCGTTGGACGGACGACGTTAACGATCGATGACTTGCCTGGACGTGGGTTGATCAAGTTGGAAGAACCGGAATTGTTCCAAACTGCCCTTCCAGCTGAAGGAGAAGATACACTTCAAATAATTGAAGCGATCCAAGAAGAAGTGGCGCAGATGGATCAACATTGGACTGGGGCAAGACCAGAACCGATTCCGATGGTACCGGAAGTCTTGTATTTTGAAGAGTTTAGACAAATGAAACAAGCTCAACAGCTAGTACAAGAGGGCTTACTACCTATGGGATTAAATTATGAAACAGTTGATCCAGTAGCAAAATCATTAGATGCCTATCCACAATTAGCAGTCTTTGCTCCTAAATACGAACGCATTATAGGTAGTTTGAGTAGCATTCAACAATTCTTAACAATGACTGGAAAATATGAATACGTCATTTTAGATGACCAAGAGGAAAACTTCTTAGATCATGGAACTAGCGCTAAACGTTATAGTTCTAACAAAGATGATTTCTTACCTATCTGTCAAGAAATCATCGAGTTGATTGAAGATAGAGAAGATGATTTTGATGATATGAAAGAAGATGGTGAAGTAAGAAATATCAAAGAATATTTAGCTACTATTAAACCATTGGTCATCGTGATTCCGAATATCTCTTACTTCCTAACAGATATGAATCCTGAGGTAGAAAAATTATTCGCTAAAATATTACAAACAGGCGCTCAAATGGGAATATATCTACTTTATGGTTCATTATTCAATGCTGTGAGCGGCTACGATGAAGTAAGTAAGTTACTTAAGAAAGTGGACAAAGGTCTTGTTCTCGGAAAAGTTGGAGACCAAGGACAATTGAAAGCATCGAACATCGGTTACAGAGATCCAACACCAGATGATACAGAGGGTTACTTTATTGAAAATGATTATGCTGAAAAAATCAAAGTATCCTTGTCATTATAA
- the essB gene encoding type VII secretion protein EssB — METMKDLELIIEKQTYTFKKTAENWTLTLRKSEVQVNEEKDLALLKVAHPLLMDTAIHWEEDAVTFTYELPKEHLTFAELKAATKEEKLRAMANMAAIEQLLDLPLTFFIHPENILFDYNLLPKVAYRGLAGKMPPKVTDHALLLRQYKSLIIALFEKNQDFSKLYEGQLEIKKGSEFIQTIIKKESFEEIRQYLVENYDHTVERTKKTTKKVSKAKFQVMKQLSIWMTVLAVVLVVPLAYLLFFRLPFLDRMQNTDTAFLKNDYEAVITTLDPVKTASIPFTQKYELAYSFVQGEALQEQQKKVILNNVTLRSDETYLDYWIENGRGNLDEALDVAKNLEDSDLILYGITQKIEQVRKDTKMSGTEKEETISKLEDDYKKYKEKRDESVNAAEAEQTQGSTAQEGN, encoded by the coding sequence ATGGAGACAATGAAAGACTTAGAACTAATTATCGAAAAACAAACATACACATTCAAAAAAACGGCAGAAAACTGGACACTTACCTTAAGAAAATCAGAAGTCCAAGTTAATGAAGAAAAAGACTTAGCCTTGCTGAAAGTCGCACATCCTTTATTGATGGATACTGCAATCCACTGGGAAGAAGATGCTGTTACCTTTACTTATGAGCTGCCAAAAGAACATTTGACCTTCGCTGAGCTAAAAGCCGCAACCAAAGAAGAAAAACTGCGTGCAATGGCGAACATGGCAGCGATCGAGCAATTATTAGATTTACCTCTGACGTTCTTTATCCACCCAGAGAATATTTTATTTGATTACAACTTATTACCTAAGGTCGCTTACCGTGGCTTAGCTGGTAAAATGCCGCCGAAAGTTACTGATCATGCTCTACTATTGAGACAATACAAAAGCTTGATCATCGCCCTGTTTGAAAAAAATCAGGATTTCTCAAAACTCTATGAAGGACAATTAGAAATCAAAAAAGGTTCTGAATTTATCCAAACGATCATCAAAAAAGAAAGCTTCGAAGAAATCAGACAATACTTAGTGGAGAACTACGATCACACCGTAGAGCGTACCAAGAAAACAACTAAAAAAGTCAGCAAAGCGAAATTCCAAGTCATGAAACAATTATCGATCTGGATGACCGTTTTAGCTGTTGTTTTAGTAGTTCCTTTGGCATATCTGCTGTTTTTCCGTCTCCCTTTCTTAGATCGGATGCAAAACACAGATACAGCTTTCTTGAAAAATGACTATGAAGCAGTGATCACAACATTAGATCCTGTGAAAACAGCCAGCATCCCTTTTACGCAAAAATATGAATTAGCCTATAGCTTCGTACAAGGAGAAGCTTTACAAGAACAACAGAAAAAAGTAATTTTGAACAATGTAACCTTGCGTTCAGATGAAACCTATTTAGATTACTGGATCGAAAACGGCCGCGGAAACCTTGACGAAGCCTTAGATGTTGCAAAAAACTTGGAAGATTCTGATTTGATCCTTTACGGTATCACGCAAAAAATCGAGCAAGTGAGAAAAGACACGAAAATGTCCGGAACAGAAAAAGAAGAAACTATAAGTAAACTAGAAGATGATTACAAAAAATACAAAGAAAAACGTGATGAAAGTGTGAACGCTGCAGAAGCTGAACAAACACAAGGATCAACGGCGCAGGAGGGCAACTAG